The Panicum virgatum strain AP13 chromosome 3N, P.virgatum_v5, whole genome shotgun sequence genome includes the window TGGGACTGGGAAGGAAGGGGATTGCTTGAGGAGGAGGATGctcagcagcggcagcagcagcggctgaCATGGAGTGAGATGAGTGTGTTGGGTCACCTCCTTGCTTGGCAAGGACACggttcctttctttttcttgcctcCATTGATCTGCAGTGCTACTAGGATAGCTGCTACTGTAGTGGAGTGGTAGCTGAAAAATCAAATGAAGGCAATCCCAGCCAAAGTATGTGGCTGCAATTGGTCTATTCTTCCAAAAATTTTCCGAACTAAATAAGACCTCAGTGTTGGTCCGAAAAGATCCATGGCATGTTTTAGACAGAACATTAATCTTGCGAATGGGATACGACCGGAAATGCTGTACATTTGTACTAATAGATGTAAAATAAGGGATTCTTTTATAAGATGCAAAATAAGGATTAAATGGCCGGCCAGAAACATTCTATCCATTATGATTCTTAGTCTGGAAATTGAGTGACAGAAAAACTCGTTCTCAGGAAAATATAAGACTAGTATTATTGATGCACAATACAccgtaaaaaaaaaatctattgaTTGGTAATGCAAAGTTGGAAGAGGAAAACACATGATTGATTTTTACATCAATGAAAAATAGTTGTCCGATGCCTTGGAAAAAAATATGTCCATTAACCAGGAATTGTGGTAACTCTACCCATTCAAATGTTTAAAACGTTAATCCTTGATAGGACGGAAACCGGAAGAAATTGAGAGGCTACTACATGACATATTCGCTTAGCTCATATAGCAAATGACCTaagctagaaaaaaaaaactcaggtTTCTTTGATCGCTAGCTATTTGAGTGCCTACATATTCACAATTTTACACTCATGTGGTTGCGCCTCTCTTTCATCCTCCTTTAGTCTTGTACATTGATGATCCCTTGTATTGATTACTGCCAATTTCTAGCACTTCCTATTACTTGTCCGAGATCTTTGTAGAGCTTCTCCTGTAGAGAAACATTGAAAATCAAATGAGTAGAAATTTTCAAACGAATGGATTTCACCGAAAGGGTATACCAGCCCCGGCGCGCCCGCGGCGGTGGCCAAGGCCGAGCTTGATCGCAGCACCGGTCGTCGGATCCCACGTGACCGCGCTCGGGCTCGGCACAAGAAACGGAGTCGGTAGGGCCCGCTGGTGTAGAACTGCTTGCTATTGCGAGTCCCTAGGTTTACCGACGTTTCTTTCTCGCTCCTCTTCTCTCTCCGATGTGGACATGCTTTCCTATCGACCTGTTGCGGGTGCCCTTAAGTCCGCTCCACACGCAGTATGCGTTGAACCCCACAAGCAGTACAACACAAGCACAATGATCATGAGCGCCGTTATAATGGTAACTCGCAGGGCCACGTAATCTATACAAAGTAATTAATAATAAGCCTATTACTATAATGGTAACTCGGAGGCCCACGTAATCTATACAAAGTAATTAAGAGCAATTCTAGCAGGCTGCTAAATTTGAGTGAGCAACTATCCATTTAAAAATCAACTTTTAAATTTTACTCATCTAAATATAGAGTAAATTGGATTTCCATTTTTTCAACTGACATCTGAGCCCCACTTGTCATTCTCTCACCACGCCACGCACCTCTCACCCTCGTCCGTACCctaccccgcgccgccggcgcccgccaccccaccgccgccggctcgtcgttcggtcgccgccgccctctcggCGTCTGCCCGACGCCTTCCCCGCCTCCCTTCGTCGCCTGGCACCACCTCCGACGCCCTCTTGTCCCTcgcggagacggcggcgccAGCCTTGGTGGCGCCGCCCTTGGtcctgaccgccgccgccgccttggcctgCAGCTCGAGTTCCACGGCGGCCCTCAGCTACTGGAGCTGCCTCTCGTGCTCCGCCACCTCCCGCAGCCCCATCGCCGACATGTCcctcgccaccggccgccggatCCTGCCCACCGTCGGCGCCTCCCGCGCGACGCCGAGGAACCTGTGCCGGACCGCGGCACCGTCGGGCCGGAACGCGACGGCGCACACGTCCCCAGCGAactccgccgccacgccgcgggCCTCCGCCAGCAACTCCGCCAGCCACACCGAACCACGCCACGGACGTGAGGAGCCCGTCGCAGCCTCTGCCCCCTTGCAAATCCTGAGGTGGAAAAAAAATCGAAGCCTTTTGCATCGTGTTCGTGTCTCAATTTTTGAGATCTCGCCTCCTGTCTCTGATGTGCAATGATAGAACATCCAGTTTTTAAAGCAGTAGTTTTGTGAGCTTTCAGTCTAAGCATTGAACAAGAAAACCCCAGTTTTCTTCATGACACATTATTCAGGTAAGCTAACAAAAATGCAATGTCTACAATAGCAGGTTTGCTCTCATGATTGTAGACAGTGCCACAGCTCTGTACAGAACTGATTTCTCAAGAAGATGGGAGCTATCAGCAAGGCAAATGCTAAATAGTTTGCTCTGTACCTCATTCAGAGCAACATTCAGAGACCTTTAAGTTTGTAGACAATGCTATCAGCTCTGTACCTCATTGCTTGTAATGTGGCATCGGCTACAGATCGCAATCAATTATACTTTGCTCTGCTAAATGAGCTGTTCACCCAGTTTGTCTGGCATTGTAATTCACAGCCTCTGAATGTTGTAATAAATCCTTGTAGAAATATTCTCCTGTTTGCAGATTATTTAAGATTTAATTTACAGCATGTGTGCTGTCCTGAGCATCACCTATTCTGAACTTTGTGTTGCAGGCTTGAAAAAACTGAAAAAACTGGAAAAACAGTGGATGCTTATCAGGTAGCACCTCCCCTTTGCTGATTGTTGTGAAGATCAGTATATGGTAACTTACAATGATCTCCATGTTCCTCGGGCAGATCTCCACAAATTTGAGAGAACTACAAATATCATCCTGCAAGGCCATGTTCAGCATGCCTGACACAGAGTATGCTTTGAGCAAGGCCATGTTCAGGCCATGTTGCTTTGAACAAGGAAATCTGTCAGATTATATGTGGAAGCATTTCCAACAAGCAGAAAATTGTATCTGTCAAAAATGGCATGAGAACTGAACATTCacacagaattaattcagaACTGAACATTCACACAGAATTCACTAAGAACCGAACATTCATGCAATTCAGCAAACCACTCATCAGAACAGAAATTCAGGCTCCACATGTAACATCTGATTCTCAAAAGTGAACATTCACACAGAATTACATTAGCTTGGGTAACTGGTGCATGGTACTGGCAACATATGACCAGAGTCTTGATGAGCTAAAAAATAAACTAGACAATCATGCATCTACAGCGAAGCACATCAGGGTGACAATCCCAACAAGCCTACACCACAATGCAGCCGACGATTCCTTTCCTCCTCCAGGGCGCCTACTTGGATCTCTGCCTTCCACTGCACACCAAAACAAACCAAGCTGCATCAGTTTCGATCAGATAATATCCAAGAAACAGATACCAAACAAGGAGGAATATTTTGTGAATCACATTCAGTCAGAAACATTATCACTCCACAATCACGAGATTGAACAGAACTGAAATTAGCAAGACCAATAATGTACGGGTCATATTTGGCTTGCTCTCATGTCAATTAAACTGCATCTCACCAAGATCAATTAAACATGACAAAATACAAGTAGTTTACTAGCACATCAGTCTCAAGTCTGAACGAAAATCTAAAGCACGTAAGCACATAAGCATACCTCGGTACAATTGTCTGACCGACTGAATTGGGAGCGTAATTCTGTGGGCTAAGGCTCTTCAGCTGAAGCAAGGTGGTGTGCCGGTGGTCGCAATTGGATCAGCTCATGAACTGACCAACAAAGGAGCAAAATCATGTACCCCCTTTGAGCAGGGTTTTGCGCTGTGCTAAAGAATCAAAGCCCTGCCCAGCTACTCCATACCGGCAAGAACTCGCCCATGCCCCATGGGCAGCGCTAAACCAAGAGGCGTGAGCTATGTGACCACCAAGCTCTCGAATCGAGTGGTTCTTGCGCGTCCTACTCAGAAAGTCAGATGAACACGCACCCCCACCAGCAGCAGCTTGACAAGAACAAACAAAGGAGAACCGCACGAGGAGCAACAACTCACCTTGGGGATGCTGACGACTACCCGCCACCAAATCGCGGAGCTGCGGCGTCGGCCTGGAGGACGCGCACCACGGCCGCCTCCCCACGCCCGCGGCCGGCAAGAAGCAGGcgccggcggctccggcggcggatccggggaGGATGCGGACCGGAAgagggcgggccggcggcggcggctagggaggccggcggcgtggcggctgcgggggtggccggcggcgtggcgtcggcGGGGCGGGAcgggggcggcagcggcgctcgCCCTGGCGCGGATCGGGCACAGCTCtgtgaaaatgaaaaaaaagtggGGGCAGAAATTCGGAAGGTCTACTAAAATAACAGCCTATTTATTTCCTCTGTTGGAGATCAGATTTTTATATTTATCAAGCAAATATAGAGATGAAAACCCGTTTAATCAccctgctggagctggtgttAGAAAGGGCATGCATGGCTAGGTGCGCGGGGGTGGGGTCTCGAGCCCCTCCCCATCCACGCGGCAGCATCTGAGCTCCGCCCCACGGCCCACGCGGCTGGCCCTTGGTGGTGACTGAGCTCCGACGGGCTACGCTCCGGCCCGCACAGCTCTCCCCCGACGGACAAGAGCGGGTCCCGCAGCAGCCATGATTCCGTGAGGTTTTGCTGATAATGGTGAGCTTCTGCTCTCGGACATTCACGCAGCAACAGCATATTGTATCCCATGGTGAGCTTCTGCTCTCGGACATTCACGCAGCAACAACCTGGAAGTTCTACAATTTGGCCCAACAGCCCACAATGCCAAGGCTCACTATCTTAACCCTACCTCATCAATTCCTGCTGCTCCTCCCTCAGCTCACCCCCCCCCACACTCGCAatgacgccgccgcctcctcatcTCTCTATCTGTCCCACTCGCACAgaccgccgccgcttcctccaTCTCTCCCATGCCCCGTGGgttgccgccgccccctccctctctcctgcaAGCCAACTCCAAGTGGGACGCTCCGGCTCCCGCCCCCTGCTCGCaggccagcgccggcggcgcatTGATCCGAGGAGCGGGTGAGCAGCGAGCCGGCACCAGCAGCGCACCGATCTGAGAAGGAACTGCTCCCCACCGTGCTGCAACCCTTCCTTGATGCCGTGTCCATGGAGTATCGGCGATTAAATATGTTTATTTTTACAGTTTAATCTACCGATACTCTGTCGATACGTATCGGCGACGtgtcccggcgtgtcggtgtcGGACACGGTATCGTACACCGACACGCCAATTTGCTGCCGTGTCTGCCGTGTCGGTGCTACACAGTACATAAGTATAGATCGACACAAGTCAAAGCTTAGCATGGTATTTTGGTTTGCTCCAATGCTTCAGGGCGAGCTCCCTGCTTGTATAGATAGGATCAAAAGTTTCTCCGACTAGTACAACATTTTGAGCACATTGTACTGCTAACtggtgtgacggaaccgccaaattaaaactctaattaagcgtaatggccgtcatttgaacacatcgggcgcattagcttaacggcttaatttggcaatcatttctcaacccacggcccgatcgaaacaacaccggtagtcccacatGATgatgggcgcagatggtacaagcacgacaaaatacttgaaaatatacaAGGATGAATGAACCGATAAACAAGAGTTTTACAAACTGAGTTCAAATTTACACATGATAgtataatttacaaaacttacAATATAAGTAACCGAAatccgaaaagaaaagaaatctaATACTACATTAGTCTTCACCAGATCTGAATtttcatgaccggtcagaccggcttatccaaccggtcggaccggtctcctCTCCTCTGAAgcctccaccggtcagaccggtcccacggaccggtcagaccggtttgtgcAAAACAGAAAGGCTGAACACTCTGCCCTCAATTGTTCAACCCGAAAATCCCCTAACCTAcgggtctcgctccaccacatcccacccctctgcatcccggcggatgaacttgacacagcaggggcagaaatccACGTCTGGGTGTCCTGTAATAataatggtggcaa containing:
- the LOC120667007 gene encoding uncharacterized protein LOC120667007, whose product is MSLATGRRILPTVGASRATPRNLCRTAAPSGRNATAHTSPANSAATPRASASNSASHTEPRHGREEPVAASAPLQILRFALMIVDSATALYRTDFSRRWELSARQMLNSLLCTSFRATFRDL